The DNA window AAATGCGCCCCGGCCTGTGGGAGCACAACGTCAGCTTCAAGACCCAGAGCGGCCAGATGGAAGCGGCCATGGCCGAGATGCAGAAATCCCTGGCCAGCATGCCGCCTGCACAGCGCAAGCAGATGGAACAGATGATGGCCCAGCAAGGCGTGGGGCTGGGGGCCACGGGCCAGAGCGTCAAGGTCTGCGTCACCAAGGAGCAGGCCGATCTCGACAACATTCCCCAGCAGGAGGGCTGTACACAGCAGGTGCAGCGCGTGGACGCCAACACCATGAAGGTGGCTTTCAGCTGCAAGGGCGGGCAGGATGAGCCGCCGTCCAGTGGTGAGGGCACGGTCACGTTCCAGGGCCCCAAGGCCTATTCCGGGCAATTCAAGTTCAAAACCGTCCAGCAGGGCAAGCCCGAGCAGATCGACATGGCGCAGAAGGGCCGCTGGATATCGGACAGCTGCGGCGCCATCAAACCCATGCCCACTGGGCGCTGAGATGACGGGCTTTGCCCACACGCCCGCGCCGCCCTACTACGCGGTCATCTTCACCAGCCTGCGTACCGAGGGGGACGATGGCTACGGCGCCATGGCGCAGCGCATGGTGGAGCTGGCAGCGCAGCAGCCGGGGTTTCTGGGGGTGGAATCGGTGCGCGATGGCCTGGGCATCACGGTGTCGTACTGGGCCGATCTCGCATCCATCGCCGCCTGGAAGGCAGATGCCGAGCATTTGGATGCCCAGCGCCAGGGGCGCGAGAAGTGGTACGCAGGCTTCAAGATCCGTATTGCCCGCGTGGAGCGCGACTACGGTCTGTGATCTTCAGTCGAGCGTGAATGCTGCCAACGCCGCTAGCGGCGCGGTTTCGGCGCGCAGCACCCGCGTGCCCAGGGTGACCGGAGCGAAACCGTGCTGCAGGGCCAGGTCTTCTTCCGTGGGGCTCAGGCCCCCTTCCGGGCCAGAGAGAAAAACCAGGGCGCTGCTGCCGGGCACCTTGGTGTGCAGCGGCTGCGTTTCGGCGCGCAGCGACAGCAACAGGCGCGCGCCCTGTGCGTCGGCGGGTGGGCTGCGCAGCCATCCCGCCAGATCCATGGCCGGGTGAATGGTCGGCACGCGGTTGCGCCCGCACTGCTCGCAGGCGGCCACGGCCACGGCCTGCCAGTGGGCGAGTTTCTTGTCGGCGCGCTCGCCCTTCAACTTGAGCACGCTGCGCTCGGCCAGCAGCGGGGTGATGCTGGCCACGCCCAGTTCGGTGGCTTTTTCAACCAGCCAGTCCATGCGCTCGTTGGCGGTGATGCCGGCCAGCAGGTGCACCGCGCGTCCGGCTTCGCGCTCGATGGCGTGGTGGGCGCCCACCTGCACGCGCACCTCGCTGCGGCCCATGTGGGTAATGGTGGCGTCGAACTCGCCGCCCGGCGCTCCGGGGTCTTGCAGGCCGCCGTGGAACAGCGTGATCGAATCACCCGGCTGCATGCGCAGCACCTGCACATGGCGCGCAGCGCCCGCAGGCAGGGCGAGTTCCAGCCCGGGGGCCAGGTCTGCGGGGCAGTGAAAGCGCGGCATATACTATGATTTTTGTAGCTGTTTGCGCTTGATGAATAAGCGCTAGAGGCTAATTTGTTATATATTTTTAAACGCGACCAAAGGCATAGCCCATAGCCGCTTCTGTGCCTTCGATCTGGTCGATGAGCTTGCACAGCGGGCCCAGCTCGCGGTAGCGGTCGGCGGTGCTGCGGATGTAATGCAAAAAGCGGGGCGCGTCCTGTAGGTACTTGGGTTTGCCGTCGCGCAGCGTCAGGCGCGCAAAGATGCCGGCCACCTTCAGGTGGCGCTGCAGGCCCATCCATTCGACACTGCGGTAGAACTCGCCAAAGTCGGCCCCCCAGCCGCTGGGGCTGCCCGCGCCCAGCAAACCCGCCTTGCGCGCCTTCTCCCAGTAACGCACGGTAATGTCGATGACAAAATTTTCGTCCCAGCTGATGAAGGCGTCGCGCAGCAGGCTGGCGATGTCGTAGGTGATGGGGCCGTACACCGCGTCCTGAAAATCCAGCACGCCGAGCGGCCCGCCAGGTGTGGTGGGCACCATCAGGTTGCGCATCATGAAGTCTCGGTGCACAAACACGCTGGGCGCCTCTAGGTTGTGCGCAACGATGCGGTTGAAGGCGTGGTCGAGCACGGCCTGCTGCGCTGCGTCCAGCGCCATGCCGCGGTGCTGGGCGATGTACCAGTCAGGAAACAAGGCCAGCTCACGCCGTAGCAGGGCTTCGTCGTAGGGCGGCAGCACGCCGGGGCGTGAGGCCAGCTGCCACTGCAGCAGCGTGTCGGTGGCTTGCTGGTACCAGGCGTAGGCGTCTTGCGGCGCTGCGGGGTCGAGTTTCTCGATCACGGTGTGCTGGCCCAGGTCGGACAGCAGCATGAAGCCGTTCGCCTCGTCCCAGGCCAGGATCTGCGGTACATGCAGGCCCGCTTGCTGCAGAAGGGCCTGCACCTGCACGAAGGGGCGGCAGTTTTCTTTGTCCGGCGGCGCGTCCATCACCACGCAGCTCTGGCCGGGCGTGCCCGTGTCGATGCGCAGGTAGCGCCGAAAACTGGCATCGGCCGAGGCGGGGCGCAGGGTGCCGGGCTGCAGCCCCTGCGCAGCGGCCAGGGGTGCCAGCCAGGCGTCGAAGGCGGCATGGCGCGCGGCATCAGGCCAGGCCACGGTGGCCGTTGTGCGAGGGGGGGAGGCTGCGAAAGCGGAGGGAGTAGGGTGGCTCATGGATAATCGGATTCTACAAACCCGGCCTGTCCGGCGCGGGTGGCGGGCGGGCGCATGGTGCGTGCCGTGCGCGGCCGATTCCATGGACTGATTTCTTGCACGATTTGCATCGCACCTCTTTCCTGCTGTCCGCCTCCTCAGGGCCGGTGCCAGTCCACCCGCGTACGGCGGTTGCCGCACTGGTGGCGGGCGCGCTGTGCGGTCTGCCCTTGGCGGCTTCGGCGCAGGCCAGCGCCTGGGATGCGCCCACCACGCTGCGGGCCAGCCCGATGCTGGGCGAGACCATTCCGGAAGCGGTGCGCTCGCAGTTGCCGGTGTTTGTGTCGGGCGATCGCATTACGGGCCAACCCGACATCCGCACCGAGATCGAAGGCAATGCCATGCTGCGCCGGGGTGACACCGTGGTCCGCGCACAGCGCATGGAATACACCGCCCCCGACGACACCGTCCGCGCCACCGGGCCG is part of the Simplicispira sp. 125 genome and encodes:
- a CDS encoding DUF3617 domain-containing protein — its product is MQTSRFIVSTAALALLAGVSFTAAAQQKMRPGLWEHNVSFKTQSGQMEAAMAEMQKSLASMPPAQRKQMEQMMAQQGVGLGATGQSVKVCVTKEQADLDNIPQQEGCTQQVQRVDANTMKVAFSCKGGQDEPPSSGEGTVTFQGPKAYSGQFKFKTVQQGKPEQIDMAQKGRWISDSCGAIKPMPTGR
- a CDS encoding antibiotic biosynthesis monooxygenase; translated protein: MTGFAHTPAPPYYAVIFTSLRTEGDDGYGAMAQRMVELAAQQPGFLGVESVRDGLGITVSYWADLASIAAWKADAEHLDAQRQGREKWYAGFKIRIARVERDYGL
- a CDS encoding 16S rRNA (uracil(1498)-N(3))-methyltransferase, giving the protein MPRFHCPADLAPGLELALPAGAARHVQVLRMQPGDSITLFHGGLQDPGAPGGEFDATITHMGRSEVRVQVGAHHAIEREAGRAVHLLAGITANERMDWLVEKATELGVASITPLLAERSVLKLKGERADKKLAHWQAVAVAACEQCGRNRVPTIHPAMDLAGWLRSPPADAQGARLLLSLRAETQPLHTKVPGSSALVFLSGPEGGLSPTEEDLALQHGFAPVTLGTRVLRAETAPLAALAAFTLD
- a CDS encoding phosphotransferase — encoded protein: MSHPTPSAFAASPPRTTATVAWPDAARHAAFDAWLAPLAAAQGLQPGTLRPASADASFRRYLRIDTGTPGQSCVVMDAPPDKENCRPFVQVQALLQQAGLHVPQILAWDEANGFMLLSDLGQHTVIEKLDPAAPQDAYAWYQQATDTLLQWQLASRPGVLPPYDEALLRRELALFPDWYIAQHRGMALDAAQQAVLDHAFNRIVAHNLEAPSVFVHRDFMMRNLMVPTTPGGPLGVLDFQDAVYGPITYDIASLLRDAFISWDENFVIDITVRYWEKARKAGLLGAGSPSGWGADFGEFYRSVEWMGLQRHLKVAGIFARLTLRDGKPKYLQDAPRFLHYIRSTADRYRELGPLCKLIDQIEGTEAAMGYAFGRV